The Mycolicibacterium aromaticivorans JS19b1 = JCM 16368 DNA segment ACACCCGTTCGCACGTCAGGTCACCACCCGGTCCCGAGGCCAATCGCCGTGTCGTCGCCAAGTGCCGCTCCTTGCAGATCGGCAACTAAACGGCCGTGCCAGAGCAGATGAAACAGTACGGGCAGCACCACCAAAGGAGTCCCGACCGCGTGCACACCAGCCATCAACGGACGGACCCGAGCGAAGACCTCCGCCAGTTGATCAGCCAAACCGATCTTCAATACTCGCGGATGCCGATAACCCGACAACCAACGTAGATTCGCCCGCAGCACTGGATCGAGGGAACCGACACGCAGGTAATCCCAACCGACCATCGCGCACGTGGCGGCAGACCGATCGAACACGTCCCGATCAGCGTCAGAGATCCGGTCGTCCTCACGAACGTCGACTACGACGACAGATCCATCGCGGCGCCGCACGAAGTAGTCAGGAGCATGCCGCGTGCCGTCACGCCAATGAATCCAAAATGGTTGCGACAGAACACCAACAACATCCGGATCGGCATCCAACGCCATCAACTGGTCACGTTCTACCCAGGACTCGTGACCTACATGTGCGCCGGTTGTGGCGAACCACCACAGCCCGGGAAAGTTACGCTGACCTCGAAACGAGGGGAAATTCCGCACTGGTGAACAGTCCAACTCAAACCGGGTTGCAGCACATCGGTCCAGCGATTGCCGCGTGCATCCCTCGCGGGTGTTGAACTCCAAGTCCACTGCACTCGCTACACCTGGCCCAGCCGAAACAGCCGACGTCAGCACACATAAACGCTAAGCCTCGTGCCCCAGATTCAATGAGAAAGACACGCACTTACCCCAGATTCAATGAGAATGCCCCAGAATCAATGAGAACGGACAGGTGGGCCGGCTGGGTGGGCCACGCTCTCGAATTGCATGGCCAAAAGCAGCACCGCCAGTAATTCGTCACTGTGACGGATTACTGGCGGTGCGACCCCGCCAAACTTTCGCATCCGTTTCGCTGGAGAGCATCGGCGCGATGAGGCAGTTGTAGACATGGCGGCTGATGCGCCGTTTCACACAACGGATTGCTTGAGCGTGGCGATTACCCTCGGCTACTCGGCGTCGGTAGTAGTCCTCCCCCAGGCCGCCCTTCCGGATCTGAGACATCGCGATGGTGTGTAGCGCCCGGTTAAGTTGACGATTGCCCGATGTCGCACGCCGCATTCGGCCTTGGGACTCGCCGGACCATTCCGGTATGGGAGCCACGCCCGCATATCGTGCGAAGTGTGCTTCGCTTCGGAAGCGGTCCACGTTGGCTGCTTCACCGAGGATTTTGGCCGCGGTGAGTGGTCCGCATCCGTTGATGGCGAGCAGCCGCGGCGATGTAGGCGACACCACTCTGCGGATGCGGCGCTCTACGGTGTCGATCTGCACAGTCAGCGCCGCGATCTCGTTAATCTCCTCGCGGGCGAGGTCGGCGACTAGACCCACATGGGGCTCGAGTAACGCCCGAGCGCGACTTTGATGGCTGGGCTGCCTCAAGAGAAGTTTTCCCATGGGCTCAGTGGGGTCTAGTTCGTGGATTCGCATCAATGCCCGCTGTGTGGTGGCGGTACGAAAGACGACCAGATCGTCGCGGCGGTTGACGAGAAGCTTTAGCTCCCTTGAGTACTTGTCGAGCAATGATCAGAACCTGTGGATGAGCCTCGGTGAGGGGGCGTGAAAGTGGGCGCACCTTCCCGAGGATGATCTGAATATCCGAAGGTCCGATCATGAGCCGGCGTTGGCGCGCTGGTTCGGGAAGGTACGCCCATGCTCACCGTAGTTCACGATGCCATCGAGGCCAACGAAAGCACTGGCGGTGCTGGTCGGTCGTTGTTGGACGAGATCGTCCGCGACGGCGCCCGTCAGATGCTGGCCGCCGCGTTGAAGGCTGAGGTCGCCGCCTACGTGGCCCAGTTCGCCGATCAGCTCGATGAGAAGGGGCATCGGCTGGTGGTCCGCAACGGCTATCACCAGGCCCGCGAGGTGCTGACGGCAGCCGGGGCAGTTGAGGTGAAAGCACCGCGAGTCAACGACAAACGCGTCGACCCCGACACCGGTGAACGGAAACGGTTCTCCTCGGCGATCCTGCCGGCCTGGGCACGCAAGTCACCGCAGATGAGCGAAGTGCTGCCGCTGCTGTACCTGCACGGGCTGTCCACCAGCGACTTCACCCCCGCTCTGGAGCAGTTCCTGGGCTCGGGTGCCGGGCTCTCGGCCACCACGATCACCCGGCTGACCAGCCAGTGGCAGGACGAGGCCCGCGCGTTTGCCGCCCGGGACCTGTCGGGCACCGACTACGTCTACCTGTGGGTCGACGGCATCCACCTCAAGGTCCGCCTGGACCAGGAAAAGCTGTGTCTGCTGGTGATGCTCGGCGTGCGCGCGGACGGCCGCAAAGAGCTCGTGGCGATCACCGACGGCTACCGGGAATCGACCGAGTCGTGGGCTGATCTGCTGCGCGACTGTAAACGACGCGGCATGACCGCACCCGTGCTCGCCGTCGGCGATGGCGCACTCGGCTTCTGGAAAGCGGTACGCGAGGTGTTCCCGGCCACCAAAGAACAGCGGTGCTGGTTTCATAAGCAAGCCAATGTGCTTGCCGCCCTGCCGAAATCAGCGCACGCGTCGGCGTTGTCGGCGCTCAAGGAGATCTACAACGCCGAGGATATCGACAAGGCCCAGTTCGCGGTCAAGGCCTTCACGGTCGACTTCGGGGCCAAGTACCCCAAGGCGGTCGCCAAGATCACCGACGATCTGGACACCCTACTGGAGTTCTACCACTATCCCGCCGAGCACT contains these protein-coding regions:
- a CDS encoding IS110 family transposase, whose translation is MLDKYSRELKLLVNRRDDLVVFRTATTQRALMRIHELDPTEPMGKLLLRQPSHQSRARALLEPHVGLVADLAREEINEIAALTVQIDTVERRIRRVVSPTSPRLLAINGCGPLTAAKILGEAANVDRFRSEAHFARYAGVAPIPEWSGESQGRMRRATSGNRQLNRALHTIAMSQIRKGGLGEDYYRRRVAEGNRHAQAIRCVKRRISRHVYNCLIAPMLSSETDAKVWRGRTASNPSQ
- a CDS encoding TnsA-like heteromeric transposase endonuclease subunit — its product is MLTSAVSAGPGVASAVDLEFNTREGCTRQSLDRCAATRFELDCSPVRNFPSFRGQRNFPGLWWFATTGAHVGHESWVERDQLMALDADPDVVGVLSQPFWIHWRDGTRHAPDYFVRRRDGSVVVVDVREDDRISDADRDVFDRSAATCAMVGWDYLRVGSLDPVLRANLRWLSGYRHPRVLKIGLADQLAEVFARVRPLMAGVHAVGTPLVVLPVLFHLLWHGRLVADLQGAALGDDTAIGLGTGW
- a CDS encoding IS256 family transposase; amino-acid sequence: MLTVVHDAIEANESTGGAGRSLLDEIVRDGARQMLAAALKAEVAAYVAQFADQLDEKGHRLVVRNGYHQAREVLTAAGAVEVKAPRVNDKRVDPDTGERKRFSSAILPAWARKSPQMSEVLPLLYLHGLSTSDFTPALEQFLGSGAGLSATTITRLTSQWQDEARAFAARDLSGTDYVYLWVDGIHLKVRLDQEKLCLLVMLGVRADGRKELVAITDGYRESTESWADLLRDCKRRGMTAPVLAVGDGALGFWKAVREVFPATKEQRCWFHKQANVLAALPKSAHASALSALKEIYNAEDIDKAQFAVKAFTVDFGAKYPKAVAKITDDLDTLLEFYHYPAEHWIHLRTTNPIESTFATVRLRTKVTKGPGSRAAGLAMAYKLIDAAAARWRAVNAPHLVALVRAGAVFHKGKLLERPTEITPPTPPSDGDQQAGTEVA